In Gemmatimonadales bacterium, a single window of DNA contains:
- a CDS encoding cation:proton antiporter: MLPGIGTVAPALAALAAAGGEGGHDIAGFLLTLAAILVAAKLFGEIAERVGQPAVLGELLAGVLLGSSALGLIPASGPSAEIITILAELGVLVLLLEIGLETDLREMRKVGGSAISVAAVGVVLPFLAGYLFWSHVPHGMGDPTTLSTAAVFIGAALTATSVGITARVLSDLANLGSIEGRIIIGAAVIDDVLGLVILTVVSGIAAGGALSPFSVARILAVAIGFLVVAIAIGGWVAPRIFRSIANMKVSYAVPVIALALAFGLAAVADMAGSALIMGAFAAGIILARTEQYHAIEDRVRPVGALLTPIFFVSVGSSLDINLLNPLRPGGGFLLLVAVGLTVLAILGKVAAGYAAPWSKFRRLAVGVGMVPRGEVGLIFADVGRRSGLLTDDVFSVVLLMVMGTTFVAPPLLKILFRGQSADVGAEHVL; this comes from the coding sequence ATGCTTCCAGGAATTGGGACCGTCGCTCCCGCGCTGGCCGCACTGGCCGCCGCTGGCGGCGAGGGCGGACATGACATCGCAGGATTCCTGCTCACGCTCGCCGCCATCCTCGTCGCCGCCAAGCTCTTCGGCGAGATCGCCGAACGCGTCGGGCAGCCCGCCGTCCTGGGCGAGCTGCTCGCAGGTGTCCTCCTCGGCTCGAGCGCGCTGGGCCTCATTCCCGCCTCCGGGCCGTCGGCCGAGATCATCACGATCCTCGCGGAACTCGGCGTGCTGGTCCTGCTGCTTGAAATCGGCCTCGAGACCGATCTGCGTGAAATGCGGAAGGTCGGCGGATCGGCGATCTCGGTCGCGGCGGTGGGCGTCGTGCTTCCGTTCCTGGCCGGCTACCTCTTCTGGTCCCACGTCCCCCACGGGATGGGCGACCCAACCACCCTTTCCACCGCGGCCGTCTTCATCGGCGCGGCGCTGACCGCCACTTCCGTCGGCATCACCGCGCGTGTCCTCTCCGATCTCGCGAATCTCGGCTCGATCGAGGGGCGCATCATCATCGGCGCCGCGGTCATCGACGACGTCCTGGGCCTCGTGATCCTGACCGTCGTGTCGGGGATCGCCGCGGGGGGGGCGCTCTCGCCGTTCAGCGTGGCCCGCATCCTGGCGGTCGCGATCGGGTTCCTGGTTGTCGCGATCGCCATCGGCGGATGGGTGGCCCCCCGCATCTTCCGCTCCATTGCCAACATGAAGGTGTCCTACGCCGTCCCGGTCATCGCGCTTGCGCTCGCGTTCGGGCTGGCGGCGGTGGCCGACATGGCTGGTTCCGCGTTGATCATGGGCGCGTTCGCCGCCGGGATCATTCTCGCGCGTACGGAGCAGTATCATGCGATCGAGGACCGGGTCCGCCCGGTTGGCGCCCTGCTGACCCCGATCTTCTTTGTGTCCGTCGGGAGCTCGCTCGACATCAACCTGCTCAATCCCCTTCGCCCTGGCGGCGGGTTTCTCCTGCTCGTGGCGGTTGGGCTGACGGTGCTCGCGATCCTCGGAAAGGTCGCGGCAGGGTATGCCGCGCCCTGGTCGAAGTTCCGCCGGCTCGCCGTGGGCGTCGGCATGGTGCCGCGCGGTGAGGTCGGACTCATCTTCGCCGACGTCGGCCGCCGATCGGGCCTCCTCACTGACGACGTGTTCAGCGTCGTGCTCCTGATGGTCATGGGCACCACCTTCGTGGCCCCGCCGCTCCTCAAGATCCTCTTCCGCGGGCAGTCCGCCGACGTCGGCGCGGAGCACGTGCTCTGA
- a CDS encoding adenylyltransferase/cytidyltransferase family protein, with protein MGNVVFTNGVFDILHPGHLALLERARTEGGALVVGVNSDASVRRLGKSPDRPLVPEEARARLLAGFAAVDCVVLFDEDTPLELIRALEPDVLVKGADYTREQIVGADLVEARGGRVVRVELVPGQSTTRLVERLRASP; from the coding sequence ATGGGCAATGTGGTCTTCACCAACGGGGTGTTCGACATTCTCCACCCCGGTCACCTCGCCTTGCTCGAGCGCGCCCGTACCGAGGGCGGCGCCCTGGTCGTCGGTGTCAATTCCGACGCGTCGGTCCGCCGCCTCGGCAAGTCTCCCGACCGGCCGCTCGTGCCCGAGGAGGCCCGCGCACGACTGCTGGCCGGCTTTGCGGCCGTCGATTGCGTCGTCCTCTTCGACGAGGACACTCCGCTCGAGCTGATCCGCGCGCTGGAACCCGATGTCCTGGTCAAGGGCGCGGACTACACCCGCGAGCAAATCGTGGGTGCGGACCTGGTGGAAGCGCGCGGCGGTCGGGTCGTTCGCGTGGAGCTCGTGCCCGGTCAATCAACCACCCGCCTCGTGGAGCGCCTGCGTGCCTCGCCCTGA
- the rph gene encoding ribonuclease PH — translation MPRPDGRKNDELRPLVLERGANPYAEGSCLVRAGGTLVHCTASVEQGVPSWRRGSGQGWVTAEYAMLPRATSERTSRERNGPGGRTQEIQRLIGRSLRAAMGTMAFGEYTIRIDCDVLQADGGTRTASITGACVALADATAWLSKTTGVPDPFGCLVAAVSVGVVEGEIRLDLAYLEDKDAGVDANFVMLEPDKFVEVQGTGEAGTFSRAELDGLLAYGEQGIARLFALQRKALGW, via the coding sequence GTGCCTCGCCCTGACGGTCGAAAGAACGACGAACTCCGCCCGCTCGTACTCGAGCGCGGCGCCAATCCCTATGCCGAGGGCTCCTGCCTGGTCCGGGCCGGCGGCACGCTGGTGCACTGCACCGCGAGCGTCGAGCAGGGCGTCCCCTCCTGGCGTCGCGGGTCGGGGCAGGGCTGGGTCACGGCCGAGTACGCCATGCTCCCCCGCGCCACCAGTGAGCGGACGTCGCGGGAGCGGAACGGTCCCGGCGGGAGGACGCAGGAAATCCAGCGGCTGATCGGGCGCTCGCTCCGCGCGGCGATGGGGACGATGGCCTTCGGCGAGTACACCATCAGGATTGACTGTGACGTGCTCCAGGCCGACGGCGGCACCCGCACCGCCAGCATCACGGGCGCCTGCGTGGCGCTGGCCGACGCGACCGCCTGGCTCTCGAAGACGACCGGGGTGCCCGATCCCTTCGGCTGCCTGGTGGCGGCGGTGTCGGTGGGAGTGGTCGAGGGGGAGATCCGGCTGGACCTGGCCTACCTCGAAGACAAGGATGCCGGGGTCGACGCCAACTTCGTGATGCTCGAGCCGGACAAGTTCGTGGAGGTGCAGGGCACCGGCGAGGCCGGGACCTTCAGCCGGGCGGAACTCGACGGCCTGCTGGCCTATGGTGAGCAGGGCATTGCCCGGCTCTTCGCGCTGCAGCGGAAGGCGCTCGGCTGGTGA
- a CDS encoding non-canonical purine NTP pyrophosphatase, giving the protein MKLLVATRSAGKQREVKRLLATSGLDLVFPEDLNLFEDPSEDLLEQADSFRANALAKAEHFAKRSQLPTVADDSGLEVFYLGGAPGTRSKRWAAATGTADEVDAANNAELMRRLAGAPELKRMARYRCALVLIRKPGAMPEIFEAECAGRILEAPAGTAGFGYDPYFFSTDLGKSFGEATDDEKDAVSHRGRAFRAMVAALKEDS; this is encoded by the coding sequence GTGAAGCTGCTGGTGGCTACCCGGAGCGCCGGCAAGCAGCGCGAGGTGAAGCGGCTGCTGGCCACATCCGGCCTGGATCTCGTTTTTCCCGAAGACCTCAACCTCTTCGAAGACCCCTCCGAAGATCTCCTCGAACAGGCGGACAGTTTCCGCGCCAACGCCCTCGCCAAGGCGGAGCATTTCGCCAAGCGGTCCCAGCTGCCGACAGTGGCGGACGACTCCGGGCTTGAGGTGTTTTACCTCGGCGGCGCGCCGGGCACCCGCTCCAAGCGGTGGGCTGCGGCGACGGGGACGGCGGATGAAGTCGACGCGGCCAACAATGCCGAACTGATGCGGCGACTGGCGGGGGCGCCGGAGCTGAAACGCATGGCGCGGTATCGGTGTGCGCTGGTGTTGATCCGGAAGCCGGGGGCGATGCCTGAGATCTTCGAGGCTGAGTGCGCCGGACGCATCCTGGAGGCGCCGGCCGGGACCGCCGGGTTCGGATATGATCCTTATTTCTTTTCCACGGATCTCGGCAAGAGCTTTGGCGAAGCAACCGACGACGAAAAGGATGCCGTCAGCCATCGGGGGCGTGCGTTCCGGGCGATGGTGGCGGCGCTGAAGGAAGACAGTTGA
- a CDS encoding nuclear transport factor 2 family protein, protein MTRAVRGVVLAAVLGACAPADKPMEFPALQDFASRYTAAWGSQDAASVAAFYAKDGTLTINDGPPAVGRQAIMTAAQGFMSALPDMALFMDSIKIVGTGAEYFWTLTGTNTGPGGTGNAVWVSGYEEWTFTRDGLIAQSLGHFPASEYEKQLRGEAPDGGSGASATP, encoded by the coding sequence ATGACACGAGCCGTGCGTGGCGTGGTGCTGGCAGCCGTACTCGGCGCCTGCGCCCCGGCCGACAAGCCGATGGAGTTTCCCGCCCTGCAGGACTTCGCCTCGCGCTACACCGCCGCCTGGGGCAGCCAGGACGCCGCCAGCGTGGCGGCCTTCTACGCCAAGGACGGCACCCTGACGATCAATGACGGCCCCCCCGCGGTCGGTCGGCAGGCGATCATGACCGCGGCGCAGGGATTCATGTCGGCGCTGCCGGACATGGCGCTCTTCATGGATTCGATCAAGATCGTCGGGACAGGTGCGGAGTATTTCTGGACGCTGACCGGCACCAACACCGGCCCCGGCGGGACGGGCAACGCCGTCTGGGTGAGTGGGTATGAAGAATGGACCTTCACGCGCGACGGGTTGATCGCACAATCGCTCGGTCATTTCCCGGCGTCTGAATACGAGAAGCAGCTGCGGGGCGAAGCGCCTGACGGCGGGTCGGGCGCATCCGCGACGCCGTAG
- a CDS encoding serine hydrolase domain-containing protein, with protein sequence MSRRVVSLGLAVLLLHCSSASAGPDACPAADAAFDAILRDSSARNGVHGSQAAVLIPGRHAWHGVYGRNGVQDPMRSDLMIGTGSISKMYTVVAALRLVDQGVIALDDTLGRWFPNASNVNPSIPLRLVMQQTSGLADYSAAPNYSATILADPDRYWQPDELLAFIGPPLFAPGTGWNASNTNRLLLGIIVARESGVSVGTFMQRELWPGHTQSWVAGDGPAPGPLATQWASNAAGVLYDFSALYFGPALFSSRIEVQASAGDIADFAQRTFAGTLLAPGTRAEMLRIVPDDGGIAGQTRQGTRHPAV encoded by the coding sequence ATGAGTCGTCGTGTCGTCTCGCTCGGGCTCGCCGTGCTGCTCCTGCACTGTTCCTCCGCGAGCGCCGGGCCCGATGCCTGCCCGGCCGCCGATGCGGCGTTCGATGCGATCCTGCGGGACAGCTCCGCCCGCAATGGCGTACATGGCTCCCAGGCCGCGGTGCTGATCCCAGGCCGGCACGCCTGGCACGGGGTCTACGGCAGGAACGGGGTGCAGGATCCCATGCGATCCGACCTCATGATCGGAACCGGCAGTATCTCCAAGATGTACACCGTGGTGGCCGCGTTGCGGCTGGTGGACCAGGGCGTGATCGCGCTTGACGACACGCTCGGCCGCTGGTTCCCGAACGCGTCCAACGTGAACCCCTCGATTCCTCTCCGGCTGGTGATGCAGCAGACCAGCGGGCTCGCCGACTACTCCGCGGCACCCAACTACAGCGCCACCATCCTGGCGGACCCCGACCGATACTGGCAGCCGGATGAACTGCTGGCGTTCATCGGGCCACCCCTCTTCGCGCCGGGCACGGGCTGGAACGCCTCGAACACCAATCGGCTCCTGCTTGGCATCATCGTGGCTCGTGAATCCGGCGTGTCGGTTGGCACATTCATGCAGCGCGAGCTCTGGCCCGGACACACGCAGAGCTGGGTGGCAGGCGACGGCCCCGCCCCTGGTCCCCTCGCCACGCAGTGGGCATCGAACGCGGCCGGCGTGCTGTACGACTTCAGCGCACTCTACTTCGGTCCGGCCCTGTTCAGTTCCCGCATCGAAGTCCAGGCCTCGGCCGGCGACATCGCGGACTTCGCGCAGCGCACCTTTGCCGGCACGCTGCTCGCCCCAGGCACGCGGGCGGAGATGCTGAGGATTGTCCCGGACGATGGAGGGATCGCAGGCCAGACTCGGCAGGGGACTCGGCATCCGGCGGTATAA
- a CDS encoding glycoside hydrolase family 27 protein yields the protein MRRLGALALLIIIAVTTVAATHASRVLDNGLARTPPMGWNSWNKFGCNVSDSLIRGVADAMSSNGMREAGYQYVTIDDCWQVARAADGTILADSVRFPHGMKSLADYVHAKGLKFGIYTDAGRQTCEGRPGSYGYEAIDAKTYASWGVDYVKVDWCNSEGLDAPTQYAIFGRALAASGRKIVYSICEWGSNRPWEWAPPIGNLWRTTGDISDRWGSVLSIVDLSSQYWHVARPGAWNDPDMLEVGNGGMTTTEYRAHFSLWAMMAAPLIAGNDVRTMSDSTREAAATRDILLNREVIAVDQDPLGVQGTIVQAWPSELQVWVKPLADGSRAVLLFNRASVPSAITAYWSRVGIKTKAARVRDLWAHTDSASVESRYTATVPSHGVVMLRVWPVGE from the coding sequence ATGCGACGTCTCGGTGCACTTGCTCTCCTGATCATCATCGCGGTCACGACCGTTGCGGCCACCCATGCGTCCCGGGTCCTGGATAACGGCCTTGCGCGCACCCCGCCGATGGGGTGGAACAGCTGGAACAAGTTCGGCTGCAACGTGAGCGACTCGCTCATCCGCGGGGTGGCCGATGCGATGAGCTCCAATGGCATGCGTGAGGCGGGGTATCAGTACGTCACCATCGATGACTGCTGGCAGGTGGCGCGCGCCGCCGATGGAACCATTCTGGCCGACTCCGTCAGGTTCCCGCATGGCATGAAGTCGCTGGCCGACTATGTGCACGCGAAGGGGCTCAAGTTCGGCATCTACACCGACGCCGGCCGCCAAACCTGCGAGGGACGACCCGGCAGCTATGGGTACGAGGCGATCGACGCGAAGACGTACGCATCATGGGGTGTGGACTACGTGAAGGTGGACTGGTGCAACAGCGAAGGGCTCGACGCGCCGACGCAATACGCCATCTTCGGCAGGGCGCTGGCGGCCTCCGGGCGGAAGATCGTCTACAGCATCTGCGAGTGGGGAAGCAACCGACCCTGGGAGTGGGCGCCACCCATCGGCAACCTCTGGCGCACCACCGGCGACATCAGCGACCGGTGGGGCAGTGTGCTCTCGATCGTCGATCTCTCCTCCCAGTACTGGCATGTGGCACGGCCCGGCGCGTGGAACGATCCCGACATGCTCGAAGTGGGCAACGGCGGGATGACCACGACGGAGTATCGGGCCCATTTCAGCCTCTGGGCCATGATGGCGGCGCCACTCATCGCCGGGAACGACGTTCGCACCATGTCGGATTCCACCCGGGAAGCTGCTGCCACTCGCGATATCCTCCTCAATCGGGAGGTCATTGCGGTCGATCAGGATCCGCTGGGGGTGCAGGGCACCATCGTGCAGGCGTGGCCCAGCGAGCTGCAGGTCTGGGTCAAGCCGCTGGCTGACGGATCGCGGGCGGTGCTCCTCTTCAATCGCGCGTCGGTGCCGTCGGCCATCACCGCGTACTGGAGTCGGGTCGGCATCAAGACCAAGGCGGCGCGAGTCCGGGATCTCTGGGCGCACACCGACTCGGCATCCGTCGAGTCCCGGTACACCGCCACGGTTCCCTCGCACGGAGTGGTGATGTTGCGGGTGTGGCCGGTGGGGGAATAG
- a CDS encoding Ig-like domain-containing protein produces MQSTARQVLTSALCLTLLGCSGSDGTGPATPEGPQILALGPNQTYPGTPGMTLAVHGSRFSPNSVVEWNGSPRATTFGDGAHLSAFIPAGDLTSPDTAFVRVRDGEDLSAAARFVISPTADWLSIGDRFPLPDAEANIGDLLTATFTDALDPVSLTDSSVTLSDGGVPVPSTRVYDAATRTVTVSATLQPLHSYVLTFGTDIRSEHLGALPAPISWGFTLPRARVVTLSASGVRPAIAVTTDGKPHVAFRNDDGPGGYTLQLDDCTADCTSEGGWTGRALDVGGDYANLVAGSGNTLHIGYQGFGVDYANTLGGHTVVDTTGWLGWTSIGIAPGGRLHMAYYASTKLRHATCQGSCLTPGSWIVDTVDTTGDTGAYTTTTVDAAGTVHIAYLRNDTGDLRYATCPAECTAGGWSTATVASDGNVGYGASIKVSGGTAHLTYIDATLGAVRYATCSSNCLDSASWSLTTVAGVSAGQLGSIPYDTYLETSLALLPGGGLAVAYFDVVDLAVRVASCATGCDQTSNWQSVLVSRRGPAWPPAYALGLAVAPNGRTSVVWQGAHETIFYIEY; encoded by the coding sequence ATGCAATCCACCGCTCGACAGGTGCTCACCTCCGCCCTCTGCCTCACCCTGTTGGGCTGCTCGGGCTCAGACGGCACGGGGCCCGCCACGCCTGAAGGACCGCAGATCCTGGCGCTCGGCCCGAACCAGACCTACCCAGGTACACCCGGCATGACGCTGGCGGTCCACGGCAGCCGATTCTCCCCGAACTCCGTCGTCGAATGGAACGGATCTCCGCGAGCCACAACGTTCGGTGATGGAGCTCACCTGAGCGCATTCATTCCAGCGGGTGACCTGACCTCGCCCGACACCGCGTTCGTGCGGGTGCGCGATGGGGAGGACCTCTCCGCGGCCGCGCGGTTCGTTATCTCCCCGACTGCCGACTGGCTGTCCATCGGCGATCGGTTCCCCTTGCCGGACGCCGAAGCCAACATCGGGGACCTCCTGACGGCCACCTTTACCGACGCGCTCGACCCCGTCAGCCTGACCGATTCCAGCGTGACGCTCTCCGATGGCGGTGTGCCGGTGCCGAGTACACGCGTCTATGACGCTGCCACGCGTACCGTCACCGTCTCCGCCACCCTCCAGCCGCTCCATTCCTACGTCCTCACGTTCGGGACGGACATTCGAAGCGAGCATCTCGGGGCGCTCCCGGCTCCCATCTCGTGGGGCTTCACGCTGCCTCGGGCGCGGGTGGTCACCTTGAGCGCCAGCGGTGTGCGGCCCGCCATCGCGGTCACGACCGATGGGAAGCCACACGTGGCATTCCGGAACGACGACGGCCCCGGCGGCTATACCCTGCAACTGGACGACTGCACGGCAGATTGCACGTCGGAGGGCGGGTGGACCGGGCGGGCGCTGGACGTGGGCGGGGACTATGCGAACCTGGTGGCCGGGTCTGGGAACACCCTGCATATCGGCTATCAGGGGTTTGGTGTTGATTATGCGAACACGCTCGGGGGGCACACGGTGGTGGATACGACCGGGTGGCTCGGATGGACATCGATCGGGATCGCGCCCGGGGGCCGGCTTCACATGGCGTACTACGCGAGCACCAAGCTTCGTCACGCGACATGCCAGGGGAGCTGCCTGACGCCGGGCAGCTGGATCGTGGACACGGTCGACACGACCGGGGACACGGGTGCGTACACCACGACCACCGTCGATGCCGCGGGAACGGTCCACATCGCGTACCTCCGGAACGACACGGGTGATCTCCGCTATGCGACCTGCCCCGCGGAGTGCACCGCGGGTGGCTGGTCCACCGCCACGGTCGCCTCCGACGGCAACGTCGGTTACGGCGCCTCGATCAAGGTGAGCGGCGGCACCGCACATCTCACCTACATCGATGCCACGCTTGGTGCGGTCCGCTACGCGACCTGCAGCTCGAACTGCCTGGATTCCGCCAGTTGGTCCCTGACGACGGTCGCCGGGGTCTCTGCCGGGCAGCTGGGCAGCATCCCGTACGACACCTACCTGGAGACAAGCCTGGCGCTCCTGCCCGGGGGCGGGCTGGCGGTGGCCTACTTCGACGTGGTCGACCTGGCTGTCCGGGTCGCGAGCTGCGCGACCGGATGTGACCAGACGTCGAACTGGCAGTCTGTGCTTGTGTCCCGTAGGGGGCCTGCATGGCCACCGGCCTACGCCCTGGGACTCGCGGTCGCGCCCAACGGCAGGACCTCTGTCGTCTGGCAGGGGGCCCACGAGACGATCTTCTACATCGAGTACTAG
- a CDS encoding alpha-N-acetylglucosaminidase yields MLPTLLLTGMLTAASAPSPVTAGPPRDSVDLAAIAALIDRVLPGRAQDFTLTVIPDSAGLDVFEVDQDGSRIVLRGSSGVALASALNWYLEDVAGVSVSLPLQPVYLHTLPAVSAKARHTTRYRIRYFFNYCTFSYSMAWWDWADWQRMIDWMALKGVNAPLAVTGQEAVWREVLQEFGFSREQVGQFLVGPAYLPWGWMGNIDGLGGPLPDSWIDSHITLERQILARERALGMTPVLQGFTGHVPESITQIYPAATIHQTGDWSAGFSGTWFLDPTDSLFQRFGRRFVETQTALYGTDHLYAADPFNEIDPPSDDSTFLAGMGKAIYGAMHGADPEATWVLQGWFLYYQAKFWRAPQARAMLGAVPNDRMVVLDLWGDRYPVWKAREGFYGKPWVWNVLYNFGGKVSMNGDLPKIAANLDSVLRSPDKGNLVGLGMTMEGLGTNPIVPDFVMGQTWLDSVPPVESWTKDYIARRYGAPDPHAWHAWQLLLATAYRSGAQTGNFLAERPQFYEKGTRYRSEPVPPYDPRILAAALDSLLAAAPALGANDAYRYDVVNLARQVLGELGLPLINAVQAAYDRKDQAALHAAEQRVVDLLQDLNTLAGTRREFLLGVWLADARRWGTTADERRLYEYNARNIITLWGSKCTEGQNDDLNLYAFKEWEGMFTSYYLPRWEAFFKLLNHSVTTGVQFDRAPFAAEMCAWEQQWSRETGSFPTEPQGDAVATARRLAAKYHVQ; encoded by the coding sequence ATGCTGCCAACCCTCCTGCTCACCGGCATGCTGACGGCTGCGTCAGCTCCTTCACCAGTGACCGCCGGCCCACCCCGCGACTCGGTGGATCTCGCCGCCATCGCCGCGCTCATCGACCGCGTCCTCCCAGGCCGCGCACAGGACTTCACGCTCACGGTGATTCCCGACAGCGCCGGCCTCGACGTTTTCGAGGTGGATCAGGACGGCAGCCGCATCGTCCTCCGTGGCTCCTCGGGCGTGGCGCTCGCCTCGGCGCTCAACTGGTACCTTGAGGATGTCGCCGGTGTGAGCGTGTCACTCCCCCTGCAACCGGTCTACCTTCACACGCTGCCCGCCGTCTCGGCCAAGGCGCGGCACACCACTCGCTACCGCATCCGCTACTTCTTCAACTACTGCACCTTTTCCTACTCCATGGCGTGGTGGGACTGGGCCGACTGGCAGCGGATGATCGACTGGATGGCACTCAAGGGGGTCAACGCGCCCCTGGCAGTGACAGGGCAGGAGGCGGTGTGGCGGGAGGTGCTGCAGGAGTTTGGGTTCAGCCGTGAGCAGGTGGGGCAGTTTCTCGTGGGGCCCGCGTACCTCCCCTGGGGATGGATGGGGAACATCGACGGCCTGGGCGGGCCGCTGCCGGACTCCTGGATTGACAGTCACATCACCCTCGAGCGGCAGATCCTCGCGCGCGAACGCGCGCTGGGCATGACGCCGGTGCTCCAGGGGTTCACCGGACATGTGCCGGAGTCCATTACCCAGATTTATCCCGCCGCCACGATCCACCAGACCGGCGACTGGTCGGCGGGCTTCAGCGGCACCTGGTTCCTCGATCCGACCGACTCGCTTTTCCAGCGCTTCGGCCGGCGCTTCGTCGAGACGCAGACCGCGCTCTATGGGACCGATCACCTGTATGCCGCCGATCCCTTCAACGAAATCGATCCTCCGTCGGACGATTCGACCTTCCTGGCGGGGATGGGGAAGGCCATTTACGGCGCCATGCACGGAGCGGATCCCGAGGCGACGTGGGTCCTGCAGGGGTGGTTCCTCTACTACCAGGCGAAGTTCTGGCGCGCCCCACAGGCGCGCGCCATGTTGGGCGCGGTGCCGAACGACCGCATGGTGGTGCTGGATCTCTGGGGCGACCGCTACCCGGTCTGGAAGGCCCGCGAGGGGTTCTACGGCAAGCCGTGGGTCTGGAACGTCCTGTACAACTTCGGCGGCAAGGTCAGCATGAACGGCGACCTCCCGAAGATTGCCGCCAACCTCGACAGCGTTCTCCGCAGTCCGGACAAGGGGAACCTCGTCGGCCTCGGCATGACGATGGAGGGACTCGGCACCAACCCGATCGTGCCCGATTTCGTGATGGGCCAGACCTGGCTCGACAGCGTGCCGCCGGTGGAATCCTGGACCAAGGACTATATCGCGCGGCGCTATGGCGCCCCCGACCCTCATGCGTGGCACGCCTGGCAGCTGCTCCTTGCCACCGCGTATCGCTCAGGCGCGCAGACCGGCAACTTCCTCGCCGAGCGCCCGCAATTCTACGAGAAGGGCACCCGGTACCGGTCGGAGCCGGTGCCGCCCTATGACCCGCGGATCCTGGCCGCGGCGCTCGATTCGCTGCTCGCCGCCGCGCCGGCCCTCGGCGCCAACGACGCGTACCGCTACGACGTGGTGAACCTGGCCCGCCAGGTCCTGGGAGAACTGGGACTGCCGCTGATCAATGCGGTCCAGGCCGCCTACGACCGGAAGGACCAGGCCGCGCTGCATGCGGCGGAGCAGCGTGTCGTTGACCTGCTCCAGGACCTGAACACCCTCGCCGGCACCCGCCGCGAGTTCCTGCTGGGCGTCTGGCTGGCGGATGCGCGGCGGTGGGGAACGACCGCCGACGAGCGGCGGCTGTACGAGTATAACGCGCGGAACATCATCACCCTCTGGGGCAGCAAGTGCACCGAGGGCCAGAATGACGACCTGAACCTCTACGCGTTCAAGGAATGGGAGGGGATGTTTACGTCGTACTACCTGCCGCGCTGGGAGGCGTTCTTCAAGCTGCTCAACCACTCCGTCACCACCGGCGTACAGTTCGACCGCGCGCCGTTCGCGGCTGAGATGTGCGCGTGGGAGCAGCAGTGGTCACGGGAGACCGGTTCGTTCCCCACGGAGCCGCAGGGCGATGCGGTGGCAACCGCCCGGCGGCTCGCGGCGAAGTATCACGTGCAGTGA
- a CDS encoding thioredoxin family protein: protein MIDIKVLGSGCSNCKSTAGLIETVARAKGVEFTLTKVEDMKDIMSYGIMSTPGVVLDGQVVHAGGVPTRSKVEGWFA, encoded by the coding sequence ATGATCGACATCAAGGTACTCGGCTCGGGCTGTTCCAATTGCAAGTCGACCGCGGGGTTGATCGAGACCGTCGCCCGGGCGAAAGGGGTCGAATTCACCCTGACCAAGGTCGAGGACATGAAGGACATCATGTCCTACGGGATCATGTCCACTCCTGGGGTCGTGCTGGACGGGCAGGTGGTGCATGCCGGCGGCGTGCCGACCCGATCGAAGGTCGAGGGGTGGTTCGCCTGA